A genomic window from Cryomorphaceae bacterium includes:
- a CDS encoding MmcQ/YjbR family DNA-binding protein — MNIEDFRAYCIAKPGAEESFPFDENTLVFKVGGKMFCALDVDEFESFNAKCDPDRAIELRERYSGILPGYHMSKKHWNTVMADGSVPDELMKQLVDDSYTLVFNTLPRKNRDSIQPKSH; from the coding sequence ATGAATATTGAGGATTTCAGAGCGTATTGCATCGCCAAACCGGGTGCGGAGGAAAGCTTTCCGTTTGACGAGAACACACTCGTATTTAAGGTGGGCGGAAAAATGTTTTGCGCACTGGATGTGGACGAATTTGAAAGCTTCAACGCCAAATGCGACCCCGACAGAGCCATTGAACTGCGTGAGCGCTATAGCGGTATTCTACCCGGCTACCACATGAGCAAAAAACACTGGAATACGGTTATGGCCGACGGTTCGGTGCCTGATGAACTTATGAAACAGCTGGTTGATGATAGCTATACTCTCGTGTTCAACACGCTACCGCGCAAAAACCGAGATTCCATTCAACCCAAATCACATTGA